The following coding sequences are from one Lolium rigidum isolate FL_2022 chromosome 6, APGP_CSIRO_Lrig_0.1, whole genome shotgun sequence window:
- the LOC124666576 gene encoding uncharacterized protein LOC124666576, producing MLHSGLSKSQPLPLLAGASSPRRALLAGLLRAGYFSKSATSSPVLRPTTTTGSRAGPRAAAAAGDPSRFGLRPRVSFSTAPDGNSDSVGRERPLPWLAAANVGSSGGVPTARTSAGRSSSWETSADKFFSKGDQGARVETLEDSVPYKERGIGLEENEPIDNPKWGRIKDKFRRDVSRDGGSRGRGERFGGERYEGSFGRDERFSEERDGGSGGRGESGERDGGFRGRSEKFSGERDGGYRGRGERFSGERDGGYRGRGERFSGERDGGFRGRGERFSGERDGGFRGRGERFSGERGGGSRGRSERFSGERFDKPDMRRWNKQEDWGRKTWKEAGESTVPTMVGEGVYGVGPVLAALTAGRREFYALYTQEGMDLSRSNKKKKDKKAIEKVLLMAETMGLKVVEASKHDLNMVVDNRPHQGLVLDASPLEMVNTKELDRVRVDGGKAPVWIALDEVMDPQNLGAIIRSAYFFGAEGVVLCAKNSAPLSGVVSKASAGSLELIELLSCRNMMQFLSSSAENGWRVLGGTVAPKAIPLSEVTTGEPTILVLGSEGTGLRPLVERSCTHLVKIAGNGAGFVVGEGSDGNGDGFVAGEETDGNGDGVAVGEEIDATDADIGEEGDNYTGNQDMKSFLAVESLNVSVAAGVLLYHLAGKNVPPVSEKPSTSLV from the coding sequence atgctCCACTCCGGCCTCTCCAAATCCCAGCCCCTACCGCTCCTCGCGGGGGCGTCCTCGCCTCGCCGCGCCCTCCTCGCCGGTCTCCTCCGCGCCGGGTACTTCTCGAAGTCCGCTACCTCCTCACCCGTGCTTCGTCCGACTACCACCACCGGCAGCCGTGCGggccccagggctgcggctgccgCCGGAGATCCTTCGCGCTTCGGGCTGAGACCTAGGGTTTCGTTCTCCACTGCACCAGATGGGAATTCCGATTCGGTCGGCCGCGAGAGGCCGCTTCCTTGGCTCGCCGCCGCAAAtgtcggcagcagcggcggcgtccCCACTGCAAGGACTAGCGCCGGCCGCTCCTCCTCGTGGGAGACCTCCGCTGATAAGTTCTTCTCTAAGGGCGACCAAGGTGCGCGGGTAGAGACATTGGAAGATAGTGTTCCGTACAAGGAGAGGGGAATTGGATTGGAGGAGAATGAGCCAATTGACAATCCCAAATGGGGAAGGATCAAGGACAAGTTTCGGCGTGACGTGTCAAGGGATGGAGGGTCTCGTGGCCGTGGTGAGAGGTTTGGTGGTGAAAGATATGAAGGGTCTTTTGGCCGTGATGAGAGGTTTAGTGAGGAAAGGGATGGGGGGTCTGGTGGCCGTGGTGAGAGTGGAGAAAGGGATGGAGGATTTCGTGGCCGTAGTGAGAAGTTTAGTGGAGAAAGGGATGGAGGGTATCGTGGCCGCGGTGAGAGGTTTAGTGGAGAAAGGGATGGAGGGTATCGTGGCCGCGGTGAGAGGTTTAGTGGAGAAAGGGATGGAGGGTTTCGTGGCCGCGGTGAGAGGTTTAGTGGAGAAAGGGATGGAGGGTTTCGTGGCCGTGGTGAGAGGTTCAGTGGGGAAAGGGGTGGAGGGTCTCGTGGCCGTAGTGAGAGGTTTAGTGGGGAAAGGTTCGACAAGCCGGATATGAGGCGGTGGAACAAGCAAGAGGATTGGGGCAGGAAGACGTGGAAGGAGGCAGGGGAGTCGACAGTGCCGACGATGGTTGGGGAGGGAGTTTACGGCGTTGGGCCGGTACTTGCAGCTCTCACGGCCGGGAGGAGGGAGTTTTATGCATTGTACACACAGGAAGGGATGGATTTGAGcaggagcaacaagaagaagaaggacaagaaaGCGATTGAGAAGGTGCTGCTAATGGCAGAGACTATGGGACTTAAAGTTGTCGAGGCGTCAAAGCATGACCTCAACATGGTGGTGGATAATCGACCACATCAAGGTCTGGTGCTCGATGCATCACCCTTGGAAATGGTGAATACTAAGGAGTTGGATCGAGTTAGGGTGGATGGTGGAAAGGCACCAGTTTGGATAGCTTTGGATGAGGTTATGGATCCTCAGAATTTGGGAGCCATAATTAGGTCAGCCTACTTCTTTGGTGCGGAGGGTGTTGTGTTGTGCGCTAAGAACTCTGCTCCATTAAGTGGAGTAGTGAGCAAAGCTAGTGCAGGCTCGCTTGAGTTGATCGAGCTGCTTTCCTGCAGGAACATGATGCAGTTTCTGTCTTCATCAGCTGAAAATGGGTGGCGAGTTCTTGGTGGTACCGTTGCTCCTAAAGCTATACCTCTCTCTGAAGTTACCACAGGGGAACCAACAATTCTTGTGTTGGGCAGTGAAGGCACTGGTCTGAGGCCCCTGGTTGAGCGATCCTGCACACATTTGGTCAAAATTGCTGGTAATGGTGCTGGATTTGTTGTAGGAGAAGGATCAGATGGTAATGGTGATGGATTTGTTGCAGGAGAAGAAACAGATGGTAATGGTGATGGAGTTGCTGTAGGAGAAGAAATAGATGCCACAGATGCAGATATAGGGGAAGAAGGTGATAATTATACAGGCAATCAAGATATGAAGTCATTCCTTGCGGTAGAGAGCTTAAATGTTAGTGTTGCAGCAGGAGTTTTGCTTTATCATCTGGCTGGAAAGAATGTCCCCCCTGTAAGTGAGAAGCCTAGCACCTCTCTTGTGTAA